One window from the genome of Balaenoptera musculus isolate JJ_BM4_2016_0621 chromosome 3, mBalMus1.pri.v3, whole genome shotgun sequence encodes:
- the LOC118893101 gene encoding chromobox protein homolog 1-like, with the protein MGKKQNNKKVEEVLEEEEEEYVVEKVLDRRVVKGKVEYLLTWKGVSDEENTWEPEENPDCPDLIAEFLRSQKTAYETDKSEGGKRKADSDSEGKGEESKPKKQKKESEKPRGFAWGLEPERIIGATDSSGELMFLMKCKNSDEADLDPAKEANAKCPQVVISF; encoded by the coding sequence AtggggaaaaagcaaaacaacaagaAAGTGGAGGAGGTgctagaagaagaggaagaagaatatgTGGTGGAAAAAGTTCTCGACCGTCGAGTGGTAAAGGGCAAAGTGGAGTACCTCCTAACGTGGAAGGGGGTCTCAGATGAGGAAAACACATGGGAGCCGGAAGAAAACCCGGATTGCCCCGACCTCATTGCTGAGTTCCTACGGTCACAGAAAACAGCATACGAGACAGATAAATCAGAGGGAGGCAAGCGCAAAGCTGATTCTGATTCGGAAGGTAAGGGGGAGGAGAGCAAaccaaagaagcagaaaaaagagTCAGAAAAGCCACGAGGCTTTGCCTGGGGTTTGGAACCGGAGCGGATTATTGGAGCTACAGACTCCAGTGGGGAACTCATGTTCCTGATGAAATGCAAAAACTCTGATGAGGCTGACCTGGACCCTGCCAAGGAAGCCAATGCCAAGTGCCCACAGGTTGTCATATCCTTCTAG